In the genome of Acetobacter oryzifermentans, one region contains:
- the bluB gene encoding 5,6-dimethylbenzimidazole synthase, which translates to MTAPFFSPSFQNQLEQLLIWRRDVRHFRTAPVPTPVLDELLETACLAPSVGLSEPWRFVLVNDSNRRDAIRKNFMRSNTQELEGREGKDAQRYARLKLAGLDDAPHHIAVFCETNPQQGRGLGRATMPQTTTWSAVMAIHTFWLAATAHGVGVGWVSILNPQEAHAALSVEPNWQFLAYLCVGFPEQHANTPELERRGWEKRNPARRQWIQR; encoded by the coding sequence ATGACAGCACCTTTTTTCTCACCTTCTTTTCAGAACCAATTAGAGCAACTGCTTATATGGCGGCGGGATGTGCGGCATTTTCGTACAGCACCTGTGCCAACACCTGTATTGGATGAACTGCTGGAAACAGCCTGCTTGGCACCCTCAGTTGGGCTAAGCGAGCCATGGCGCTTTGTGCTGGTAAATGATTCCAACCGCCGCGATGCCATCCGCAAGAACTTTATGCGCAGCAATACGCAAGAACTGGAAGGGCGAGAAGGAAAAGACGCCCAGCGTTATGCGCGGCTAAAACTTGCCGGGCTGGATGATGCCCCTCACCATATAGCCGTATTTTGTGAGACCAATCCTCAACAGGGACGTGGGCTTGGACGGGCTACTATGCCACAAACCACCACATGGTCTGCCGTTATGGCCATTCACACTTTTTGGTTGGCTGCTACGGCCCACGGCGTTGGGGTAGGATGGGTTTCCATCCTTAATCCACAGGAAGCACATGCAGCTTTAAGCGTAGAGCCCAACTGGCAGTTTCTGGCTTACCTATGTGTTGGCTTTCCGGAACAACATGCCAACACACCAGAGCTTGAACGCCGAGGGTGGGAAAAACGTAACCCTGCAAGAAGACAGTGGATTCAGCGTTAA